The following are encoded together in the Ovis canadensis isolate MfBH-ARS-UI-01 breed Bighorn chromosome 2, ARS-UI_OviCan_v2, whole genome shotgun sequence genome:
- the S1PR3 gene encoding sphingosine 1-phosphate receptor 3 — protein MALILTPRPRPYTSNETLHEHYSYVGKLEGRLKDAPDGSTLTTVLFLIVCSFIVLENLMVLIAIWKNNKFHNRMYFFIGNLALCDLLAGIAYKVNILMSGKRTLSLSLTVWFLREGSMFVALGASTCSLLAIAIERHLTMIKMRPYDANKKHRVFLLIGMCWLIAFSLGALPILGWNCLHNLPDCSTILPLYSKKYIAFCISIFMAILVTIVILYARIYFLVKSSSRRVASPHNSERSMALLRTVVIVVSVFIACWSPLFILFLVDVACKVKECAILFKAQWFIVLAVLNSAMNPVIYTLASKEMRRAFFRLVCTCLVRGRGAHSSPIQPALDPSRSKSSGSNNSSPSPKSKEDVPQTAASPCITDRNKTLQNGVIYK, from the coding sequence ATGGCGCTGATTCTCACGCCACGCCCCAGACCTTATACCTCCAACGAAACCCTGCACGAACATTACAGCTACGTCGGCAAGCTGGAGGGCAGGCTGAAGGACGCCCCCGACGGCAGCACACTCACCACCGTGCTCTTCTTGATCGTCTGCAGCTTCATTGTCTTGGAGAACCTGATGGTCTTGATTGCCATCTGGAAAAACAATAAATTCCACAACCGCATGTACTTTTTCATCGGTAATCTGGCCCTCTGCGACCTGCTGGCCGGCATAGCCTACAAGGTCAACATTCTGATGTCGGGCAAGAGGACGCTGAGCCTCTCCCTGACGGTCTGGTTCCTACGGGAAGGCAGCATGTTTGTGGCCCTTGGGGCGTCCACCTGTAGCCTGCTGGCCATTGCTATCGAGAGACATTTGACTATGATCAAAATGAGGCCGTACGATGCCAACAAGAAGCACCGCGTGTTTCTTCTGATCGGGATGTGCTGGCTCATCGCCTTCTCGCTGGGCGCCTTACCCATCCTGGGCTGGAACTGCCTGCACAACCTCCCCGACTGCTCCACCATCCTGCCCCTCTACTCCAAGAAGTACATCGCATTCTGCATCAGCATCTTCATGGCCATCCTGGTGACCATCGTGATCCTGTACGCACGCATCTACTTCCTGGTGAAGTCCAGCAGCCGCAGGGTGGCCAGCCCGCACAACTCAGAGCGGTCCATGGCCCTGCTGCGGACCGTGGTGATCGTGGTGAGCGTGTTCATCGCCTGCTGGTCCCCACTCTTCATCCTTTTCCTTGTGGATGTGGCCTGCAAGGTGAAGGAGTGCGCTATCCTGTTCAAGGCCCAGTGGTTCATCGTGCTGGCCGTGCTCAACTCTGCCATGAACCCCGTCATCTACACGCTGGCCAGCAAGGAGATGCGGCGGGCCTTCTTCCGACTTGTCTGCACCTGCCTGGTCAGGGGCCGGGGAGCCCACTCTTCACCCATCCAGCCCGCTCTCGACCCAAGCAGAAGTAAATCCAGCGGCAGCAATAACAGCAGCCCCTCCCCCAAAAGCAAGGAAGATGTCCCCCAAACGGCTGCCTCACCCTGCATCACCGACAGAAACAAAACCCTGCAGAATGGAGTCATATACAAGTGA